Below is a genomic region from Atribacterota bacterium.
TTTACACGAGATCGAAAAGAAGGAAAAGAGAAGGATTAAGGCTCAAGCCAGGAAAAATCGCAGTATCTGGATGGGATTTGGTTTATTTGGTGTTATTGGCTGGTCAGTAATGATTCCGACAATAATAGGAATTGGCATTGGTTTGTGGGCTGACGGAAGATGGCCTGGAC
It encodes:
- a CDS encoding AtpZ/AtpI family protein — protein: MDKNNNYSEEKREKEFLHEIEKKEKRRIKAQARKNRSIWMGFGLFGVIGWSVMIPTIIGIGIGLWADGRWPGQISWTLTFLVIGIVLGCWNAWYWVQKERRVIEKERDEEG